The Leptospira bourretii region GCAAAGCTCCAGATGGAGGAAATATGACAATTCTCTACTTCCGTCATCAAGACTGGAAAAAAGAGTCTGAATTTACTGCTCATTGTAGTATGAAATGGGCAATTTTTTTGCTAAGTTTAAGAGATTCAATTGAGGTGGGAGTGGGTAGGCCATCGCCCAACGATATAAAAATCGATGACTTGAATTAAATAAAATCAGGGTTTCTTTCTAAGTTACCCTGATTGCTAATCATTGGTTATGAAAAAGTTTTTTTTGTTACAACGAATGATTGTAAAACAGCGTTAACCATTGTTTTCTTCTTTGCCATGCTAGGAGACTGGAGCTAGACAACAAAAACAATATCATGATGAACGGAGCCGGCCCAATCGTATATTGTAAAAATCCTAAATATAGTATTATATTTACAATGATAGGGGCTAAGATCGTTAATCCAAGAATGGTTGTTTTTGGGAAGATGACAAGTAGTCCTCCACAAATTTCCAAAAAGCCAACTAGTTTCCATAAATAGCCAGTGGTAATGATGGCCGCAATAAAATTTGCTGCTGCGGGTGTCATTGGTGGGGTTGGCATAAAAGCGTAAAATTTACTACTCCCGAACAGAATAAAAATAATCCCTAACAACATACGAAAAACCAAATCAATTTGTTTCATTTTGAACTTCCATTTGCTTGTCTAGACAAGTAAATGAGGCCATAGAACCCTAATCAATATTATGTTTTTACTTGATGATCAAATCGGCTTTAATTTAAACCGAGTTGCGCTTCTCTTTCGAAGAGAATTAATACGTTGTCTCAAAGGCTTCCAATTATCACCTGAGCAGTGGCAGGTATTGGCAATGCTTTGGCAAAAGGGTACTCTGAGTCAAAAACAGATCATAGAATTGACCCTACAAGATGCACCATCTGCTTCGAAAATGATTCGTCGTATGGAATTGGCGGGGTTGATTCAGGTGGAGGTTTCTAAACTTGATAAAAGATCTACGCTGATCAGTCTTTCCACAAAAGGTAAATCATTAGAAACGGTTTTACCAAAAAAAATCTTATTACACTTTGAACCTTTCCTGAGCGCAATTTCTGAAAAAAACAGAAAGACTTTTTTGATTCTATTGAAAGATTTTCGAACGGTTTTTGGCGATGAGACAAGGAAATAATTTTTTATTAGAATCTATGGATACAATTTTTTTGAAAAAAGCGAATGTTATTTTGCATTGTTCTTAAGGTTTCTTTTATAATTTAAAAAAATTATTGCCAACTCTTAATCTTACGTTGAATTGAAATGGATATGATTGAATTATTCGAATTTTCTCTTTCTGGAAATAGCTACAAAATAAGGCTAATGTTATCATTTTTAAATCTTAAATATGAAAGTAGACTTTTTAATCCAATAGACAAAGAACATAAATCGGAAAAATTCCTAGAGTTAAATCCTTTTGGTCAAGTTCCAGTGCTGAAGGATGGAAATTTGATCCTTCGTGATAGCCAAGCGATTTTAGTATATTTGGCTCGTGTTTACGGAGAAGATCATTGGTTTCCTGGTGATCCTACAAAGTCAGCTGAAATCGTAGCTTGGCTTTCCACGGCTGCCAATGAAGTATCTCGTGGTCCCAGTGCATTAAGAGTTCACTATTTGCTTGGACGTACAATTAATTTAGAAGAAGCAAATCAGGTTACAGAAAATCTTCTCAATTTGCTAGAAAAAAGATTAACTTCGCGAAATTGGTTAGCAACGGACGAATTGAGTATTGCTGATATTGCTATGTATCCTTATATCGCCCTGTGTCATCAAGGAAAGGTAGATCTATCAGAATATAAAAATATAAAAAAATGGATGCGTAGGATTGAAACCCTGCCCAATTATATTAGTATGCCTGGGATTGAACTACAGATTACGTAATCAATCGAATAATGTTTGTTCGTAGTCTAAATCTTCTGTAGTTATGTCATTCGCCTGAAACTGAGTAATTAATTTTTTTATTTCCTCCTCAGAGTTTACTTTGGGGTTTAGCCATAACCTTTGATTTTCTTTTCTGATTACGATGGGTTGTCTATGTTTATTATCCCCGTAATTATGAATTTCTGCCGTTTTCCCATTTGCTGTTTGCGTAAGAATCGTGACCCAAGTCAAATTTTCTGGTAATGGCCCCCAAATTCCTCCAAAGAATGAGTTTTTATCTTTAAACTCAATTTTAAACTTATGTTTTTTTCCAGTCCTTTGCATTTGCCATTCAAAATAGGATGCAATGGGAATCAAACATCGATTTGCTGAGAATTTCTTCCAGAAAGATGAAGAGTATAAATGTTCAGATTGCGTTGTTGTGATCAATCGATTTGCAAACGATTGTTTTGTTCCCCATATTCCAGCGGAGAGCAACACTTTATTTTCTATTTCTCTTATATACCAAAAGATATCATTTGGCCTTACTGCAAGTTCTAGTTTACCATTTTGTTTGTAAGTTTGATTATAGGTGGTGTCAGGCACCAAGAAATTGTTCCATTCCAAACGATAATCCTCTATAGGTACCAATCGATTGATAAACAAATTTGACATGAATATTCTCTTTTTTTCTATAACAATAAGTATTAGTTGCTATATTCTGAGAGATCCTCGAAATCCTCTTGCTGCATAGTAGGATTCAGCACCATTGTGGTAGATAAATACTTGGTCATACCGAAAGTCTGCAAAGAGAGCTCCACCTAAATCTCTGATATGTGTTGGTGTTAAAATCCAACTAGATGTTTTTGTGTCGAAGTTTCCGAAAGATTGTAGTTCCCTGTATTGTTCTTCAGTAAGCAATTCTATCCCCATTGCACTAACTAAATCGAGAACGTTATTCTTCGGTTTATTTTCTTTTCTTGAATCCAATGCTTTTCGGTCATAACAAAGACTTCTCCTATCTTTTGGAGTTTCTTTCGAACAATCATAGAAGATATATTGGTTCCTTTTGTCGTCATACCTAATAACATCAGGTTCACCACCTGTTCTTTCCATTTCGAAAAGAGACCAGAGTTTTTCGGAGTTTGTTTCTATCTTTTTTTGTATTTCTGACCATTTTAAATTTTCATGACGATTCATATTCGCCTCAAATCGTTCTTTTAAGATAGTGAGAAGTTCTTCTGCTTGTTTCGGGGATAGTTTCCGTTTGATACTCATTTTGTATAGTTCCCTTTTTCTTGCTGGTGAATATTCTATATTTTAATATTTCTCTTTCAACTGTTAAGAATTATTCATTTTGGATTTATTTCTGCAATTAGTATTTCATGCTTTGGTATTAATTTGAAGATGATTTTCCGCAGGTAAATTTGGTTGCAATGGGTTTTGTATCCTGGTATCTAAAGATGAAACTTAATTGTTTACATAAAGAGAAAAAGGCAGGCTTTGATTTTTCCTGCCTTTCTTAAATATTCATTATATTGAATCTTCTTTGCCATTGAAAACTTTTGTAAAAGTAACTTGGCCTTCAAGAATACATATATTTTTAATTACTCTTAGTCTTCTTTGCAGACAGCGCAAAATTCAAACATAACACACCAAAATCAGTTGAATATTGCAAACATTAATTGGCTAAATTTTTTCTCCATCTGCCAATTTTTTAATAATTTCTTTTATACGTTTTACTCTTGTTTCTGTTTTTTTTGCAGTGTGAATTCGAAATCCAATAGAGAAAAGATTTGTTTTATTGAGTCCCTTAAAGAACTCTTCTGCTTCTTTGTTTTTATTTAATTCTAATAAAAAGTCATCTGGCACCGACATTTTACTTGGTGAATCGTATGCCTTATCCCATCTACCATCTGTTTTAGCTTTTTCTACAGCGATTAAACCGGGAGGTTTCATTTTACCTTGATTGATCAATCTTTCAACGTGTCCAGTATTGACTTTTGACCAAATGCTTTTTGCTGTTCTGGGGGAGAACTTTTGCAGCCAAGCTTGTTCATCAAACGTTTGTTTTTGACTATCTATCCAACCGTAACAAAGTGCTACATCAAGGGCTTCTGAGTAACTGATAGTTTTTATTCCAGAATCCTTTTTGAATATTTTTAACCAAATTCCGTTCGATTTGTCGTAATTCTTATTGAGCCAAGCCTCAAATTTATTTTGAGTTTTAAATTCTATCGTGTGTATAGTATTTAATTTAGTCATATGTATTTTTATTGCTTATTATATTTATTGGCTTGTTGCTAATCGGACAAATATGACAAGGCATTTTGTAGTTCATTGTAGTCTGGCCTGCGCAAATGCAAATCCTTATTGAAGAAATATTTTGAAAAATGTAAGCGTTGACAGTAAGAAATTTCCACTTTTCGATTAACGAACTAGATCTTAATAGATGAAACGGAGCGATAAGGTGCTGTTAGGGTAGGCGTCGTAAATTCCTTATAATGAATTTAAGTGAAGGTCTTGAAAAATAAAAATATTTGCCGGATCGGAAAATTTCTTTAAAGGACATCTCTATTTTTTTCGGAATGGTTTATTTATGTAATTTTTGTTACGTCGAAAAAATTTTGAGAATCCATTTTGTTGATCGGCCTAAATTATTTCGTGATAGTGTTAGCTATGTCAACAGTGCACTTTTGAAATTCTGAAGTAGTTATAAAGATACCACGATTATACTCATTGATAGTTGATGCACCTAAAAAGGAACGAATCTTTTAAACCTTAATTTTGTTTTTATATCTTTTTACTTGTATATCAATTATCCGGTTTTTTGAATCAGACAGAATAACATCTATTCCGCCATCTTTTGAGTATGTAGTTGCTTCACTAAAAAAGCCGATATCACGGAAGACACTTGATACAGTATCTTCAAATGGATGTATTGAAAAGCAAGAATCATAGCGAGCAGAAAGATAATTTCAAACTTCCCGAATAGGTATCTGAAGATTTTCTTTATCTAAATTTCTCAATCGCCAAGCAGTAGCAAAAATTAATTCTCAAATCTGCCAGACTTTGGCAGAAATCATTACTCTTTTTTCTAGAACCCACCAGCCGCAAGTTCTAAAAACAATTGAATGGCAAAATATATCGCTTCTCGGATCACCATTTTTAATTCTAAGTTATCAAGAAGAATACCTGTAAATTCCATATACAAATCGAAATTCATAAAATTTGATGAATTTTGATATAATCAGAGGGGAATGATCCAGAGATATGGAATTGTCTTTTTCTCCATTCCACTATGACAATAGATAGATGCAAATCGACTCTGGCGCATTCAGTAAGCTCAGATCAATTTCGTCTCCTGAAAGATCCTTTATGTATCCAAACTTCCATTTTACTTCTAGAATTTAGGGACTTGCGCAGGAAAGCGAGTGCATAAGTCCCGAAGCGCAGCGTTTCCATGCTATTATACGACGTTTACTTAATTTCAAAAGAATCGTAAAAAACCTTCTTCATTTCTTTGTGTCTGCTTGTTAGAAATTCAAGTAAATTGTCTTCTGATATATTCTTTCTAACTATACCGTTCAAATTTTCAATCTTTAAGAATATAAATTTTTCAAATTCTTTTGAAACTTTTTTGGCATCAGAATCTGGTATTTCAGATAAATACTCTTGTATTGTTTTATCACCTTTGTTTTTGTTTATTTCTTCGTTAAGTAGGCATAAATTTCCTATCGCACTGATCGGAAGTGCTGAATCCAAGTTTTGTGCTTTTTTCTTAAGTAAGCTAACTGGTATAATATGATCAATATGGTAATTTGTTTTAGATTTTTCAGATTTTGCGGAAACAATTTTTGAATAAAGATATTTCAAAAAGAGAATATCTTTTTTGCTAATATTTGTTCGTTCTTTATGTCTTCTTGATAATTGTTCATTGAAATACTTGTCCATCAGTAGGTCCCAGCTTTTTAATGAAATATCTTTTAAATATCTATCATTTCTTATTGTTTCAATTAATTGTGTATCCGTGGATCTATCCCACTTGCCATCGCAAATATCGAACCAATAGTATAGAAGTATGTTTCTCTTCAGTTTCGAATACTCGGTTTTGTCTATTGTTTTGAGCTTTAACTGTTTGTTGAATTTGAATTTAAATATACTTACTATTAACGAAATAATTTGAATTTCGCTGATTGGAACAAAAGTTAAGTTTTTACTTTTATTCTGATTTAGAGAAAAAGTTAGTATCGGAGCGAGGATGCTGTAAGTTTCTTCGATACAATGAATGATCGCATTTTCAAAAGAATTTTGATTAATCTTAGATATAAACTTATCGAGATTCTCCATTTTTACAATTTGATCATCCTCGTAAGCCTGGTAAACATAGTTTGTAATTACGAATATATAGGATTCAATATCTTGAAAATCGTCTTCACTTGTTTCTGGCTTAAATAAGGTTTTATATTTTTCATTCTCTAGGGTAAGAATGTATTTCCCTAATCCATATAAGTATTCGAAAATATTGAAATCCTTTATTATATCCAAATTTTCATCATTGCCAATACTTAAGCCTTTCTCGTTTATGTCTTCATACTTCTTTTTTATTAGCTCGATAATGTTGTTGTTTCTTATTTCAATTTTACTTTTTTCCCACATAGCAGCATAAATTTGATATTTGTTTAATTGGGTTCCTTGAGTGTTCAGCCTAGTAAAAATATCTGGTAAATTTTCGGAAGGACCACTATACTCTATAACTGGAATTTTAATATCATGAATGTCTGCCTTTTCCTTTAGTTTAGCAAGGATGTTGGAATATTCGGTGTTTAATGAGTCCAAAGGTAAGGCTTTTTCATTTAATGCCTTACTGTATTTGGATGATAAAAATTTATTTAGTTGAAAAGCCGAGTATCCTTTTACTTCTTCAAATCCTGATACGAGTTCTGAGCCGATGTATTCTTGGATAACATCTGCAAGTGTTTCGCTATCTAATTCCAAATACTTTTTTAATTTAGCAATTAACGCATCCAGTTCTGATTTACAGTGTTGTAAGTCGGTTGTTAAATTGTAGTTTGTTGTATTATCTAAGTAATCAAATATTGTTGTGGTTCTTTGCAAACCATCGATAATAAGGTAATTAATAACTCCATTTTTTTCACCTTGTCTATGGAGTAGTATTGCACCGACGGGAAAACCGAGTTTTAATGATTCTATAAATTTTTCTTTTTTTTGTTTTCCCCAAACCAAATTCCGTTGATATTTCGGTAATTCAATTTTCTCTTTTGTGTTTTTCCCTCTTATCGCATAGGCCAAATCAATTGCCGTTTTTGTAGTTACTTCACAGTAGTTATTAATCATTTTAACCTCGTATTTAAACTAATTCTATGGTATGACTTCAAGAGATAGGCAGCGGTTATGCTGCAGGAGAAGGGTAATATTTTTTTGTTAACTTTCTTGGTTTTAGTGCTTTGTGTGAGTTAGGATCAGAAATGAGCAAGAATAAATTTTGATCAATGAGGCCTAGTTTATTTGATCCGAACCAAATATTCGTTTTCTTTCTTAATCCCGACATTATAGCCATTGAATGGATTCCCGATCAAAATGGGATGCCCGAGCCAATTAATGTAACATCGGTCATTGACATGTCTTTACTTGAATCCGTATGGATATGAGATGGTTAATCGGCATTAGGATCAAATAGTCTTTCTGACTTCAAATAGACTGGTTCGGGAGTC contains the following coding sequences:
- a CDS encoding DoxX family membrane protein, with amino-acid sequence MKQIDLVFRMLLGIIFILFGSSKFYAFMPTPPMTPAAANFIAAIITTGYLWKLVGFLEICGGLLVIFPKTTILGLTILAPIIVNIILYLGFLQYTIGPAPFIMILFLLSSSSLLAWQRRKQWLTLFYNHSL
- a CDS encoding MarR family winged helix-turn-helix transcriptional regulator, with the translated sequence MFLLDDQIGFNLNRVALLFRRELIRCLKGFQLSPEQWQVLAMLWQKGTLSQKQIIELTLQDAPSASKMIRRMELAGLIQVEVSKLDKRSTLISLSTKGKSLETVLPKKILLHFEPFLSAISEKNRKTFLILLKDFRTVFGDETRK
- a CDS encoding glutathione S-transferase family protein, with translation MDMIELFEFSLSGNSYKIRLMLSFLNLKYESRLFNPIDKEHKSEKFLELNPFGQVPVLKDGNLILRDSQAILVYLARVYGEDHWFPGDPTKSAEIVAWLSTAANEVSRGPSALRVHYLLGRTINLEEANQVTENLLNLLEKRLTSRNWLATDELSIADIAMYPYIALCHQGKVDLSEYKNIKKWMRRIETLPNYISMPGIELQIT
- a CDS encoding SOS response-associated peptidase family protein, producing the protein MSNLFINRLVPIEDYRLEWNNFLVPDTTYNQTYKQNGKLELAVRPNDIFWYIREIENKVLLSAGIWGTKQSFANRLITTTQSEHLYSSSFWKKFSANRCLIPIASYFEWQMQRTGKKHKFKIEFKDKNSFFGGIWGPLPENLTWVTILTQTANGKTAEIHNYGDNKHRQPIVIRKENQRLWLNPKVNSEEEIKKLITQFQANDITTEDLDYEQTLFD
- a CDS encoding DUF4256 domain-containing protein; the encoded protein is MSIKRKLSPKQAEELLTILKERFEANMNRHENLKWSEIQKKIETNSEKLWSLFEMERTGGEPDVIRYDDKRNQYIFYDCSKETPKDRRSLCYDRKALDSRKENKPKNNVLDLVSAMGIELLTEEQYRELQSFGNFDTKTSSWILTPTHIRDLGGALFADFRYDQVFIYHNGAESYYAARGFRGSLRI
- a CDS encoding YdeI/OmpD-associated family protein encodes the protein MTKLNTIHTIEFKTQNKFEAWLNKNYDKSNGIWLKIFKKDSGIKTISYSEALDVALCYGWIDSQKQTFDEQAWLQKFSPRTAKSIWSKVNTGHVERLINQGKMKPPGLIAVEKAKTDGRWDKAYDSPSKMSVPDDFLLELNKNKEAEEFFKGLNKTNLFSIGFRIHTAKKTETRVKRIKEIIKKLADGEKI
- a CDS encoding restriction endonuclease; translation: MHPFEDTVSSVFRDIGFFSEATTYSKDGGIDVILSDSKNRIIDIQVKRYKNKIKV
- a CDS encoding DUF262 domain-containing protein — protein: MINNYCEVTTKTAIDLAYAIRGKNTKEKIELPKYQRNLVWGKQKKEKFIESLKLGFPVGAILLHRQGEKNGVINYLIIDGLQRTTTIFDYLDNTTNYNLTTDLQHCKSELDALIAKLKKYLELDSETLADVIQEYIGSELVSGFEEVKGYSAFQLNKFLSSKYSKALNEKALPLDSLNTEYSNILAKLKEKADIHDIKIPVIEYSGPSENLPDIFTRLNTQGTQLNKYQIYAAMWEKSKIEIRNNNIIELIKKKYEDINEKGLSIGNDENLDIIKDFNIFEYLYGLGKYILTLENEKYKTLFKPETSEDDFQDIESYIFVITNYVYQAYEDDQIVKMENLDKFISKINQNSFENAIIHCIEETYSILAPILTFSLNQNKSKNLTFVPISEIQIISLIVSIFKFKFNKQLKLKTIDKTEYSKLKRNILLYYWFDICDGKWDRSTDTQLIETIRNDRYLKDISLKSWDLLMDKYFNEQLSRRHKERTNISKKDILFLKYLYSKIVSAKSEKSKTNYHIDHIIPVSLLKKKAQNLDSALPISAIGNLCLLNEEINKNKGDKTIQEYLSEIPDSDAKKVSKEFEKFIFLKIENLNGIVRKNISEDNLLEFLTSRHKEMKKVFYDSFEIK